The genomic segment CTGGCGCCATCCCAGGTGGCTGGGACCGGGGACTGGATCGACTTGATCTGCCAGCTATAGTGGCAGCTGTCCGTATAGTAACCGTCAAAGGCACAGGTCATTTGCGCCGATCCGGTTCCGCCAAAGCTGCTCCAAGCCAAGGCGAATGGCGATCCGACTGCTTTCATTCGCGTGCGCTCGACGCAGCGAACATCGGGGTAGTACTCCTGCACGGTATCGGCGGTGTGGAAAAAAGTCCAGCCGTCGAGACTGCTGGTGAAGTTGTAGGCAAGGGTATCGTACCCTTGTGGCTCAAGCAGTTGCTCCCGTGCGAATACTGGTCCTTCTGGCTCCGTTTCAGTCGGTCGTCCAGCCAATGAAGATGGTGTCGAACCCTGAGCGAGCGAAGATAGCAGAAGACTCATCAGGCCGAGGAGAGCTGCCCGGACGGAATAAGGGACAAGCGAACTCATCAAAAACCTCAAGAGAATAGTTGTTGTGGAGAGATGTCGTGTCCGTGGATGACCTGATCCATTTTAAGGTAAATCATTGCCATAAAATAGCAAGCGAGATTAATGTCGCGCCCAAACGTTTGTTGGAGCCTTCATGTTCGGCCATCTAATGTCGATAAACCAATAAACGATTGAATTAGGGAAGGTTTTCTGATATCTTGTTGGCATGATTAAGGTTTCCTGTGCCGCCGACGTCGTCAACCCCTTGCTCATTCAGCCCGGAAGCGTCATCTACGCCTCTGGAAACGCTGCTACCCCTCAGTCGCTGATCGAGCACTTGGGTATCGAAACCGGGATCAAAGATGTCGATCTTTATGCCGTCCTGCTCTTGGGCGATCGCATTCGCTCGGCGTTTACGGAGGAAGCCTGCGGTCGGATTACGTATCGCATCATCTTCAACAGCTACATCACCCGCGAGGCCGTGAATCGCGGCTGGGCGTTCTATCACCCGCTCCACCTGTCCGAGATTCCGCGCTACATCAAGAGCGCCATTCATCCCAGTGTCGCTTTCATCAGCGTCTCTGGTCCCGATCGCGGCGGGAACTACAGTCTCGGCACGACTGTGGAGGGAGTCCTGGAGGCCGTCAATTTCTGCAACCACAATGGTGGCATCGTCATCGCCGAACGCAATGAGCATATGCCGTTCGTGCTGGGCACGACAATCCCGGAATCGTCAATCGACTACTTGCTCGATGTCGAGTACCCGCTGCCGTCATCCCCGATCCCGGAGCCGGATGCCGTTGCAACGCGCATCGGCGAAATCATCGCCGGGCTGTATATCATTGACGGCAGCAGCGATGGGCCCGGATCAACCCTGCAATACGGCATCGGCGAAGTTCCGGAAGCGGTCACCGAGGCGATCCTCAAAAAGGGCGTCAAGGATCTATCAATCCATACCGAATTGTTCGCCGATGCGATGGCCAAGCTGATCAAAAAGGGCGTCGTTACGAATCGCTGGAAAAAGCACCTGAATTTCTCGGTCGCGGCGATCTTCCTGTCCGAGACGCAGGCCGGCTACGATTGGCTCAGCTACAACAGCGCTGTGCAGAGCCGTCCCTCCAACTACACCAACTCTGTTTTCAAGATTGCCGAACAGCCAAATATGGTTTCGATCAATTCCGCCATCGGTGTTGACCTGCACGGAAATATCTGGGCTGATTCCCTTGAGGCACGTAGAATTTACTCCGGCGTCGGTGGACAGAGCGACTTTATCCGCGGCGCGCAATACTCGGACGGAGGGGTGGCGATTATTGCGCTCAAATCGCAAACCAGCAACGGCATCTCCAAGATCGTCGACCGCTGCCCGGCAGGGATCACCACCACGGCGACGCCGGTTGACAAAGTCATCATCGTGACCGAATATGGCGCCCTCGACCCGCGTACTTTGAGTCTTGGCGAGCGAGCCGTCGGCATTGCCCATCTCGCAAAGCCGAGTGAGCGCGAGAAGCTGCTGAAGATCATCAAAGACAGCCCCGAGTTTCACAAACCGAATACGATGGGAGATCGGCGTCCGCCCGGCTTTACGCCCTACGAAGACGCCGTCAAGCTTTTGCGTTAGCGCTATCGGCCGCCGCCATCAGACGCCGATTCTCTTTCCCGATTGCCACCGCCAGGAACAGCCACAGCACTACCAGCACCACGTTCACAATGGCGAATTGTTGCGTTTTAAGGGCAAGCCAGGTGCCCCCGGCGTACACAACCCCGGCTGAGAGCATATCGCCGATGCGCACGAAGAATGAGTCGATAGCTACCTTGGCCTTGTATTTCTCCTCGCGGGTTGTCGGAAGAAACAGCATCTGACGGGCCGTGTTGTTAATCGAGTAGTCGCCGGCGTTTTCTCCAATCTTAGTGAGTCGAATCGAGGCTAGGATAGGCACAATCGCTACCGAGAGGTAGCCGCCCAATGCGACTAGTGGCAAGATCATTATTGCCGTGCGAATACCGAACCATTTTATCACACGTGAAACGAGGAACAACTGGACCAGCAGCGCGATCGTGTTCACCCAAAAGAAGAAATTTGCTTTGAATTTGGCAATGAACACCTCTTCGACTTTGAGCATCGCAGGTTCCGTCCCTCCAGTCGCAGCGGCGACCTCTTGAGCATGGGCTGTTACAATTCTGTCCAAGATGTACTCCCCGGAACTATTGACCCAGTTCAGCAGTAGGATCAACAGAGCAATCATCAAGAGGTAACGGCTGCCGAAGACAACGCGAAATGCTCCCGATTGGCCGATTTCCGATTCGCGCGTCGTCTGAGATTCATGTCCAAGTGAACGGGAGACAACTGCCCTCCTGCGTGAGTCGACTGCCTTCAATAGCAACAGACTGAGTGTCAGCAGAGCTGCGGCTAGAAGCAGACTCTCGTACTTGCCCAGAATCCCAGCCAGGTAGTCGGGTATTTTGGCACCAACAACGGCTCCTAATGATCCGCCGAAGGCAATTATCGCAAAGAGGCGCTTGCCCTCCTCTGGAGTATGGATGTCATTGGCGAAGGACCAAAACTGCGCAATGATCGTCAGATTGAACACTCCGATGAAGACAAAATAAGCAACTCTGACATAGGGCATGTCGGCCTTTCCCAACAGATAGAACACTGCGAACCCAACCACGAAGAATAGCGTCACGAAGTCTAGGAGTTGGCGACGCTTGAATCGAGCCACGAGCTTCGCATACGCACCGATACAGAAGATCAGAGTAAAAGCTTGAAGCGCTGACAAATAGGCTTTCAATTCCGCGCCGCCGCCGGCAAGTATCAACTGCTCGCGCGCCACTTTGGCGATATAGTAGGATGTTAGTATCAGGAAAATGCTCAGAGTCAGCAGCAGCGTATTCCCCGCTTCGCCCGAGCGCACTTCGGCGAAGAGGTTGAGAAACCTCTCGAGAGCGCTCCGGTTATTCTTGTCAACTGTCTGCATCTTGTCACTCAAAGATATTCCTCACCTTCAATGAGACCGGGAATATACCCTTTCTCGCTCGCGATGAAATGGAATTCAACGGTGTCAGCCTTATTTATCGGCGCGGGGAGACAGCAGGCCGCGCCAGGAGGACAGACCGTACGTCCAGTGCAGCAGAATAAACCAGATCGGCATCGCCGCCCACTGCCAGGGGAATCCCTGCTGAACGGCAATCCCAAGCGCGACTGCTAGTGCCGCCAGCAAGTGAGCTGCCGCGACACCGACGAACACCCACAGCGCGGGTGGATAGAAGATGCCGCACAGCAGTGCCGCCAGTTGAACTCCAACAAATGCCATCGGCGCGAAGTGCCGAGGTGACAATCCGCCATAACCGAGGCGCGTCATCATGACATTCCAGAATCCATTGCGTGCCGCCTGTCGCAGCAATCCGCCCAAGGTGTTGCGGCATAGATAAGTCGGCCGAATATCAACATCGAGGTAAGAGCGAAAGCCCTGCCGGTTCATTCGATCGTGCAAGTCGTTGTCCTGATTTCGTGGTAGCTGCTCAGCAAATCCACCGACGTCCAGAATCGCTTGCTTGCGATAGAGTGCCATCGTCACCGTCGGCACCCAGCCTGACTTGGCGCCAACCCGATGCGGGGCGTTGCCGACGCCAAAGCGGTTCGACAGCACCGCGGCATTGATTCTGCCGATCGATGTCGTTCCGACAGTCCTGACTACGCCTCCGACCGCCGCTGCACCGGTCGCTTGCATAGTCGCGACACACTTCTTCAGATGATCCGATTCAAGCTTAACGTGGCCGGAAATCCAGAGACAGAGATCAAAGCGCGCGGCGGCAACGGCAATGTTCATTCCCGCCGCGGTTGAGGCACGCGGGTTGTCGAGCAGTTGAATGCGACTATCACGCTTCTGCCATTCCGCAATCTTCTCCCTGGTCCCGTCCTCCGACCCACCGTCGACGAGAATAATCTCCGTCAGATCGCGCGGATAGTCCAGCCCGACCACCGCGGCCAAACATTCGTCAATGTGTTCACCTTCGTTCCTGACGGCCAGCAAAATGGAGATGGCGGGCAATGGCGACAGGGAGTTCTCAGCGTCGGAGTTCGTCATCAGAATGCCCAATAATAGGGGGACACGCGGACACGGTCAAGCGAAACACCGGTCAAATCAACCGTTGATATCTTTGGCGGCATGCCATAGACTTACGCCGGACGCGGGATTGGGAGGATTTATGCTCGCAACTTCATATCCGTATTATCTCGGCGGTCGCCCGCTTGCGGCCAATACCAACCTGGCCGTTATTGACAAGTTCTCCGGCGAGCCGGTCACTCGGGTCGCGCTGGCCGATGGCCCCGTTATTGACGAGGCGATTGCACTTGCCGTTGCCGCCGAGGAGCCGATGCGCAAATTGCCGGCGTTCCAGCGCCAGGCCATTCTTAATCACTGCGTCCGTCGGTTTGAAGAGCGCGCGGAAGAACTGGCGCTGGCACTTTGTCTTGAAGCCGGCAAGCCGATCCGCGACGCGCGTGGGGAAGTCACGCGCCTGATCGATACCTTCCGGATCGCTGCCGAAGAGTCGGTGCGCATTCTCGGCGAAGTCCTGCCGCTCGACATTGCTCCCCGGGCGCGTGGTTATCTCGGCATGTGGAAGCGGGTGCCGGTCGGCGCCTGTGCGTTGATCTCGCCCTTCAATTTTCCGCTGAACCTCGTCGCCCACAAGATCGCGCCGGCTATCGCTGCCGGTTGCCCGTTTGTACTCAAACCGGCCAGCTATACGCCGGTCGGCGCGCTGCTGATCGGCGAGATTCTGTCTGAAACCGACCTGCCTGCGGGAGCGTTTTCGATCCTTCCCGCCCGGCGCGAATCGGCTGATCTGCTCGTAACCGACGAGCGCCTCAAACTCCTCTCGTTTACCGGATCGCCGGCCGCCGGCTGGGACATGAAAGCCCGCTGTGGCCACAAGAAAGTCGTCCTCGAACTGGGCGGCAACGCCGCCTGTGTAGTCGACGCCGACGCTGATCTCGACGATGCCGCGCAGCGCATCGTCTTCGGCGCGTTCTATCAATCGGGACAAAGCTGTATCAGTGTACAGCGAATTATAGTCCACGAGACAGTCTATGCGACGTTTAAGACAAAACTGGCAGCCGCCACCAAGACCCTGAAGATGGGTGATCCTCGGGATGAGAGCACCTTCATCGGGCCGCTGATCTCCGAAGACGATGCCCGCCGTCTCGAAAATTGGATTCAGTCCGCTGTGGCTGCGGGAGGTAGGCTTCTCTGCGGCGGCCGGCGCGACGGCGTGATGCTCGAACCGACCCTGCTGGAGGATGTGCCGCCCGGTCAAACGATCTGCACCCATGAAGCCTTCGGCCCGGTGGCCATCTTATCAACGTTCCGCGATTTTGGTGAGGCTCTGAGCGAAGTCAATAACAGCAAGTATGGCCTGCAGGCGGGAATCTTCACGCGTGATATCCAGAAAGCGCACCAAGCCTGGGACACTCTCCAGGTTGGCGGCGTCGTCATCGGCGATGTGCCCTCCTGGCGAGTCGACCACATGCCGTATGGCGGAGTCAAGGAGAGCGGCTTCGGCCGCGAGGGTATCCGCTGGGCGATCGAGGACATGACCGAAATCCGGCTGATGGTCCTGCGCCAGAAGTGATTTATCCGCAACGCTGCTCTCCAATTCTCCCGGATCGAATCGTATTCCTTCTAATCCTAATCTTGCGAGGATGCCGCGGGCGTTATCGAAAAGGCGTGATCCATTATGAGTCTTGATTGCAACGGAAAGTTGTCGGACCGGAGCGGTGGGTTCCCGCGCACGCGCCATTCCGCGATCGTGGCGCTCAAATCGGAGGTCAGCGATGAACGCCGCATTGCCATGGGACGCATCATCGATCTCTACTGGCTGCCGGTCTACAAGTACCTTCGCCTGCGCTGGCATAAGCAACGCCCCGAAGCCGAGGATCTCACTCAAGGGTTCTTCCTCAGCGCGCTCGAGCAGGAGTTCCTCGCCGATTTCGATGCCGGCAAGGCGCGTTTTCGAACCTTCCTGCGCGTCTGCCTCGACCGCTATGTCGGCAAAGAAAATGCAGCCGCCTCCCGCCAGAAACGCGGTGGCGACCTCCAGCGCTTGTCGCTGGATTTTGATTTTGCCGAAGGCGAGATCACCGAGTTGCCGCAAGCTCACGCGCCGGCTCCCGATCAACTATTCGAGCGCGAGTGGATACGCAGCCTGTTTGTGCATTGCGTCGAGCTGTTGCGGCATCAGTGTGAAGCCGCCGGCAAACTGAAGCAGTTTGCCGTCTTTGAGCGCTATGACCTTGAAGCGCTCGACAGCGAAACACGCATCACCTACCGCGAGTTGGCCGAGGCGTTTCAAGTCTCCGAGGAAACCGTGACGAACTACCTGTCTGCCATGCGCCG from the Candidatus Zixiibacteriota bacterium genome contains:
- a CDS encoding sigma-70 family RNA polymerase sigma factor, producing MSLDCNGKLSDRSGGFPRTRHSAIVALKSEVSDERRIAMGRIIDLYWLPVYKYLRLRWHKQRPEAEDLTQGFFLSALEQEFLADFDAGKARFRTFLRVCLDRYVGKENAAASRQKRGGDLQRLSLDFDFAEGEITELPQAHAPAPDQLFEREWIRSLFVHCVELLRHQCEAAGKLKQFAVFERYDLEALDSETRITYRELAEAFQVSEETVTNYLSAMRRDFRRLVLAEIRDLTATDEEYREEVRAMLGVDTP
- a CDS encoding acetyl-CoA hydrolase/transferase family protein — encoded protein: MIKVSCAADVVNPLLIQPGSVIYASGNAATPQSLIEHLGIETGIKDVDLYAVLLLGDRIRSAFTEEACGRITYRIIFNSYITREAVNRGWAFYHPLHLSEIPRYIKSAIHPSVAFISVSGPDRGGNYSLGTTVEGVLEAVNFCNHNGGIVIAERNEHMPFVLGTTIPESSIDYLLDVEYPLPSSPIPEPDAVATRIGEIIAGLYIIDGSSDGPGSTLQYGIGEVPEAVTEAILKKGVKDLSIHTELFADAMAKLIKKGVVTNRWKKHLNFSVAAIFLSETQAGYDWLSYNSAVQSRPSNYTNSVFKIAEQPNMVSINSAIGVDLHGNIWADSLEARRIYSGVGGQSDFIRGAQYSDGGVAIIALKSQTSNGISKIVDRCPAGITTTATPVDKVIIVTEYGALDPRTLSLGERAVGIAHLAKPSEREKLLKIIKDSPEFHKPNTMGDRRPPGFTPYEDAVKLLR
- a CDS encoding glycosyltransferase family 2 protein is translated as MTNSDAENSLSPLPAISILLAVRNEGEHIDECLAAVVGLDYPRDLTEIILVDGGSEDGTREKIAEWQKRDSRIQLLDNPRASTAAGMNIAVAAARFDLCLWISGHVKLESDHLKKCVATMQATGAAAVGGVVRTVGTTSIGRINAAVLSNRFGVGNAPHRVGAKSGWVPTVTMALYRKQAILDVGGFAEQLPRNQDNDLHDRMNRQGFRSYLDVDIRPTYLCRNTLGGLLRQAARNGFWNVMMTRLGYGGLSPRHFAPMAFVGVQLAALLCGIFYPPALWVFVGVAAAHLLAALAVALGIAVQQGFPWQWAAMPIWFILLHWTYGLSSWRGLLSPRADK
- a CDS encoding translocase; the encoded protein is MSDKMQTVDKNNRSALERFLNLFAEVRSGEAGNTLLLTLSIFLILTSYYIAKVAREQLILAGGGAELKAYLSALQAFTLIFCIGAYAKLVARFKRRQLLDFVTLFFVVGFAVFYLLGKADMPYVRVAYFVFIGVFNLTIIAQFWSFANDIHTPEEGKRLFAIIAFGGSLGAVVGAKIPDYLAGILGKYESLLLAAALLTLSLLLLKAVDSRRRAVVSRSLGHESQTTRESEIGQSGAFRVVFGSRYLLMIALLILLLNWVNSSGEYILDRIVTAHAQEVAAATGGTEPAMLKVEEVFIAKFKANFFFWVNTIALLVQLFLVSRVIKWFGIRTAIMILPLVALGGYLSVAIVPILASIRLTKIGENAGDYSINNTARQMLFLPTTREEKYKAKVAIDSFFVRIGDMLSAGVVYAGGTWLALKTQQFAIVNVVLVVLWLFLAVAIGKENRRLMAAADSANAKA
- a CDS encoding aldehyde dehydrogenase family protein; amino-acid sequence: MLATSYPYYLGGRPLAANTNLAVIDKFSGEPVTRVALADGPVIDEAIALAVAAEEPMRKLPAFQRQAILNHCVRRFEERAEELALALCLEAGKPIRDARGEVTRLIDTFRIAAEESVRILGEVLPLDIAPRARGYLGMWKRVPVGACALISPFNFPLNLVAHKIAPAIAAGCPFVLKPASYTPVGALLIGEILSETDLPAGAFSILPARRESADLLVTDERLKLLSFTGSPAAGWDMKARCGHKKVVLELGGNAACVVDADADLDDAAQRIVFGAFYQSGQSCISVQRIIVHETVYATFKTKLAAATKTLKMGDPRDESTFIGPLISEDDARRLENWIQSAVAAGGRLLCGGRRDGVMLEPTLLEDVPPGQTICTHEAFGPVAILSTFRDFGEALSEVNNSKYGLQAGIFTRDIQKAHQAWDTLQVGGVVIGDVPSWRVDHMPYGGVKESGFGREGIRWAIEDMTEIRLMVLRQK